The Algoriphagus sanaruensis genome window below encodes:
- a CDS encoding transposase translates to MRSGHSEIWTHLVFSTKGHLEIFDTSCILIIRQAILDYIEQIEDKQGTFSILSNHIHLLVKLPENMSVNQLARTIQELIVNRLRQEGWRGTLEWEEDYHAHSVSWNRLSSEKSLIERQEIKHKDLSLKDELKFLGL, encoded by the coding sequence ATGCGATCAGGACATTCAGAAATTTGGACCCATTTGGTATTTAGTACCAAAGGTCATTTGGAGATTTTTGATACCAGCTGTATCCTGATCATTCGACAGGCCATTCTGGACTATATTGAGCAAATAGAGGATAAGCAAGGAACCTTCAGTATTTTAAGTAATCACATCCATCTCCTGGTCAAATTGCCTGAAAACATGTCGGTCAATCAACTTGCGAGGACCATTCAGGAATTAATTGTCAATCGCCTAAGGCAAGAAGGATGGCGAGGAACCTTAGAATGGGAAGAAGATTACCACGCACACTCCGTCAGTTGGAATAGACTCTCCTCTGAAAAAAGCTTAATCGAGCGGCAGGAAATCAAACACAAAGATTTGAGCCTCAAAGATGAGTTAAAGTTTCTCGGACTTTGA
- the pafA gene encoding alkaline phosphatase PafA: protein MRKLVVTALLLMFGSPLLRAQAPAEKPKLVVGIIVDQMRQEYFYRFADRYGEDGLKRFVQEGFMMTNGHYNYIPTYTGPGHASVYTGTTPATHGIIGNNWYVRSLGRSIYCAEDSTVTNVGGTPESGKISPANLLTTTITDELRLSNGKQSKAIGIAIKDRGASLPAGHTGDAYWYDGENGEWMTSTYYHQALPKWVAKFNAQKRPDDYLSKTWSTLYPIDSYTHSLPDNNDFEAPFIGKDTPTFPYDLAALRENNGNYELVASTPFGNTMTVDFALASIEGEELGKRNVTDFLAVSFSSTDYIGHRFGPSSVEIEDTYLRLDQEMARLFAYLDKEIGKGEYLVFISADHAVADVPNRMLSEHIPAGNFNSGAALGQLKGFTTAMYGEGNWILNMSNEQIFLNKDLAREKGVDFEKMQREIADFSLRLKGVKEAYVASDLRKSEFVQGRPHLLQMGYNHKASGDVLLILEPAWLVGGARGTTHGSGYSYDTHVPIAFYGWGIKSGKSAQYTTVTDIAPTLAILLGIRMPNGTTGQPIVPILD, encoded by the coding sequence ATGCGAAAATTAGTTGTCACAGCCCTACTCTTGATGTTTGGGAGTCCGCTTTTGAGAGCTCAAGCCCCTGCTGAAAAACCAAAGTTGGTGGTGGGTATTATCGTCGACCAAATGCGTCAGGAATACTTTTACCGTTTTGCAGATCGATATGGAGAGGATGGTTTGAAGCGATTTGTGCAAGAAGGCTTTATGATGACCAATGGACATTACAATTATATTCCGACTTACACAGGGCCAGGTCACGCTTCAGTTTATACTGGCACAACTCCCGCTACTCATGGAATAATTGGGAATAACTGGTACGTAAGATCATTGGGTCGTTCCATTTATTGCGCGGAAGACTCTACGGTCACAAACGTAGGCGGTACTCCAGAAAGTGGAAAAATCAGTCCAGCGAATTTATTGACCACCACTATTACCGATGAGCTTCGGCTTTCCAATGGAAAACAATCTAAGGCGATCGGAATTGCGATCAAGGATCGTGGGGCAAGCTTGCCAGCAGGGCATACTGGCGATGCGTATTGGTATGACGGTGAGAATGGAGAATGGATGACCTCCACCTATTATCACCAAGCTTTACCCAAATGGGTAGCTAAGTTTAATGCTCAAAAACGCCCAGACGATTACCTTTCTAAGACTTGGAGCACGCTTTACCCAATCGATAGCTACACGCATAGTCTTCCAGATAATAATGATTTCGAGGCTCCTTTTATTGGAAAGGATACCCCTACATTTCCGTATGATTTAGCGGCACTCCGAGAGAATAATGGAAATTATGAGCTCGTGGCATCTACTCCATTTGGAAATACCATGACCGTGGATTTTGCTTTGGCATCCATTGAAGGAGAAGAATTAGGGAAACGTAATGTGACCGACTTTTTAGCGGTAAGTTTTTCAAGTACAGATTACATCGGTCACCGTTTTGGACCTTCTTCGGTAGAAATTGAAGACACCTATTTGAGATTGGATCAGGAAATGGCAAGGCTGTTTGCGTATTTGGACAAGGAAATCGGGAAAGGAGAATACTTGGTATTTATATCTGCAGACCATGCTGTAGCAGATGTTCCCAACCGAATGTTGAGCGAACATATCCCGGCAGGAAATTTTAATTCAGGAGCAGCTCTGGGGCAGCTTAAGGGATTTACCACCGCGATGTATGGGGAAGGCAACTGGATTTTGAATATGTCCAATGAGCAGATCTTTTTGAATAAAGATCTAGCTAGGGAAAAAGGTGTTGATTTTGAAAAAATGCAACGTGAAATCGCAGATTTTTCCCTTCGACTGAAGGGGGTGAAAGAAGCTTATGTTGCTTCGGATTTGCGCAAATCAGAGTTTGTGCAAGGCCGACCTCACTTATTACAAATGGGCTATAATCATAAAGCTTCAGGGGATGTGTTGTTGATTTTGGAACCAGCATGGCTGGTAGGCGGAGCCCGAGGCACGACCCATGGCTCTGGCTATAGTTACGATACCCATGTTCCGATCGCGTTCTATGGATGGGGAATCAAATCTGGAAAAAGTGCTCAATACACCACGGTAACGGATATTGCTCCAACCTTAGCAATTTTGTTAGGTATTCGAATGCCTAATGGTACTACCGGACAACCCATTGTTCCAATTTTGGATTAA